From the Haladaptatus sp. DJG-WS-42 genome, the window ACGGACTCCACGGATGACGCCAAAGACACGGGCCTCTCTGCGTTCGCAAACGGCAACAAGCCCGATACCGACGACGGCGAGTCTGCCGACACAGACGGCGAGACGGTCGAGTTCACTGGGACGGTCGTCCAAGCGGGCAATCCAGTTGTCCTCGACGACGGCAAAGAGACGATGAGTGTCGAAACGTCCCAGACCGTCCAGCTCGGCCAAGAGATTACGGTTCGTGGCCAGCTGCGCGACGGTCGCCTCGACGCCACAGACATCTTTTAAGCAGCAAAACGCCCTGTAGCGCGACCGACGGAAACTCTTATGGGGCACTCAATCCCCTTCTGTGGTATGAGTGTAGAGCTACCGTTCGCCCCGGTAGACACCATCATACGCCGCAATGCTGGCTCCCTTCGCGTGAGTGCTGACGCCGCAGAAGAGCTTGCGCGCCGGATTCAAGGCCACGGTGCGACGCTCGCGATAGACGCCGCAGAGCACGCGACGGCGGATGGTCGAAAAACCCTGATGGCGCAGGATTTCGGTGTCGAACAGGCCATCGACAAGGATTCGCTGACCTTGCCGATTGCGCCCGTAGACCGCATTGCACGCCTCCGCATCGACAACAAATATCGCGTGGCGATGGACGCGCGCATCGCGCTTGCTGACATCCTCGAAGACTATGCAGAGGACATCGCGCTCGCCGCCGCGACGCTTGCCCGCCACGCGAACCGCCGTACCATCAAGGCAGAAGACATCCAGACCTATTTCGAACTCTTTGAATGAAATTTGGCTACAGCGAGGTCTGTCTGGACCACGACACGGGGGTTCGCCATCCCGAGAGTCCAGACCGTCTGCGCGCGATTCGTCGGGGGCTTGCCAAACAACACGGCGTTTCGTACATCGATGCTGACCCCGCGACTGAAGCCGCTGTCCGCGCCGTCCACGACGACGAGTACATAGACCGCGTCAAGCAGTTCTGTGCCGACGGCGGCGGCGAGTGGGACCCTGACACCATCGCCGTCGAAGCGACGTGGGACGCCGCCCTCAAGAGCGCCGGTCTCGCAGAATGGTCCGCACGCGCCGCCCTCGACGGCGAAGACGGCCGGAACACCCCGTTCTCGATTGGTCGTCCACCGGGCCACCACGCCGTCTACGACAACGCCATGGGCTTTTGTTTCATCAACAACGCCGCAGTCGCCGCCCAGTCCGCGCTCGACAGCGGTGATGCCTCTCGAGTGGCCATTTTCGACTGGGACGTCCACCACGGCAACGGCACCCAGGACATCTTCTACGAGCGCGGCGATGTCCACTATTCGTCGTTCCACGAAGCCGGGCTGTACCCCGGCACTGGCGAGGTCGAAGAAACTGGCGAGGGCGACGGAACGGGGACGACGCTTAACGCCCCGCTTCCCTCTGGGAGTGGTGATGCAGAATACGTCGGTGCGTTCGAGGAGTTGCTCATCCCTGCCCTCATGGAGTTCGAACCCGATTTACTGCTCGTGAGTGCGGGCTTCGATGCCCACGAACACGACCCGATCTCTCGCATGCGCGTCTCGACCGAAGGATACGGCGTCCTCACCGACCGCGTTCGCACGCTCGCCGACGACGTGGACGCCTCGCTCGGCTTCGTCCTCGAAGGCGGCTACGGCCTCGACACGCTCGCAGAAAGCATCACGATGGTACACGAGGTGTTCGATGGGCGCGAACCGGTCGAACCAGACGGCGACGCCTCAGAACGCGCCCAACTCATCATCGACCGGGCCGCGGAGGCTCACGGCCTCGGCGAGAAATAACGCGCGAGCGCTTCGCCGAAATCCGTCGCGAGTACGGCTACGTCCCCACCAACGAGTACCTCGTACGCTTGTTCTATCTGCCGCTGGACGGTTGCACCGAGCGCCACGTCGAAGAGCGCGTCGCTTTCCAGAAATTCGCTGGCTGTCGTAAACTCTCGGTCGCGTTCGACGACGTAGCGGTCGCCATCGATGAACGGTCCGAACACAGCAGGGTTGTCTGCGTACTTCTCGAAAAAGCCCGCTGCGTGAGTTTTGACGTGGACGGGTGGGCCTTCGTGGCGTTCGACAGCCGGTCGGGTTGCGATATCGAGTTCAGCGAACAGCACGGAGGTGTCGGCCGCGAACGTTGCTGTTCGGAGCACGTCAAACCCTCTGCGATTCAACTCACTTGCCATCCCGTCTACGGACTTGCGTAGCTGTGGATACAATTGGTCGTCGACGATGTCCGGTGTCTCGAAGCAGATGGCGACTGGAACGGTTTCACGGCGTTCGATGGCCATTCGAACTTGGTCTTCGGTGAGCGGGTCGGGCGTGGTGGCGATGAACAACGCTTCAGTTGGCTCTTCGAGGAAGACACGGGCGTAGTGCTGGAGTCGGGCGACGTTGTCGGGCGAGACGGCCGCCGCGACGTTTCGGAGTGGGTCGGTCGGGTCGATGACGACGAGCGCGTCTGTGAAGCTGCGCTGACCGTGGCTCTCCGGGTCGAATTTCACTGGTGGCTTCCAGTCGGCGGCGGCTTCGAGCAACGCGAGCAGACTGCCGTATTCGAGAATCAGGAGTTCGGTGAGATAGCCGGAAAACCCCTCAGTGCGGAGGTCGCTCCCGTAGACGCCGATGCCCTTCAGGAACTGCTTTGCGAGGCGCACGTCGCCCGCGAGTTCGGGCGTCAAGTGGTCGTCGAGATACGCGGTGTGAAACGGCGTGCGGTCGACGGCGGACTTGATGTCAGAGGCCGTCGGCACGTCGTAACACGGGACGAGGTCGACGCTGAAGCCGTCGAACTCACCTTTCGTGTACGGGTGTTCTGCGTACTCTTCGTGTCCGTCCGGGAGCACCTGCGAGCCAATCTGAAGCCCCAATCGTTCCAACTTCTCGCGGGGGAGGTCTGTAGGGAAGCGGACGAACACGTCGATGTCTCGGTCGCCGCTGATCCACGTCCCACGGGCGGTGCTCCCGACGAGGACGGTGTCAGCCTCGACTGCGAGGTCGTCGATGGCGTCCTGCGTGCGGTCGAGGAGTGCCCGGGCTGCCTCGGTGAGTCGGGCCTGTTCGTCCGCGTCGGGCTCGACCCAGTCCCGGACGCCGTCGAACACCCGCTCGTATTCGTCTCGCTCGGTCATTGAAATGGATTGACAGCGGGGTAGTGAAAGCGTGTCGATGCGAGGGAAAAAACGAAAGCCATATCATGCAACTCCCACTACCAGAAAACGCAGTCGTAAGCCGTCGTAGCTCAGATGGTAGAGCACCTCGCTGTTAAGGTTCGCAGTTCTTCTGTGGGCCGCAGACACGAGGTGGTCCCAGGTTCGAGCCCTGGCGACGGCGCTTTTACTACTCTCACTCCGTGAGGAACTCCTGTTCCGAACACGTCCGAGAGTAGTCACAGCGAAATTCGACAGGCTCGAATAACGAGCGAGTAGCGCGAGCGAGTGGATTCGAGCCCTGGCACTGGCGCTCAGTAGCTGATTAAGCTGCGCGGCTACTCGTGGGGGTGGTCGTCTGTGTTGTTGTACTTCCACAACCCTTCGTCGTTCTCTCGGGCCCAATCCTGCGCTGCTTGAATTGCGTCTGCATACCTCGAGTTCTCGTTTGTGAGGACACCGTAGCCGGAGCCAGCGATGTACTCAGCCCACGGTGTCTCTCTGCCGTCCCAATCGAAGTTCAGGTGGACGAGCGCGGTTCCGTCCGCAGTTGTCTCCCCGGTGTGTTCGATACTGAGATTCTCGCCACTTGGATGACTCAGCTTTTCCATGCCATCCGAGGCTGCATCGTACGCGATTTTCATCAAGTACTCTTGATGCATCTGAACCATCTCCGCAGATTTTGTTTCGTGGTAGTAGAACTCGGTCGGGTCATTTTCTGTTGCTGTGTACGAAGGGACCCGCACGTCGGCTAAGACTGCTGGGGCTTGTTTGTCTGCATCGGCATAGTACAGTGTGAACGTCGTGGCATCGTGCAGTTCGGTCAACCCGCCCACTTTTGTCCCGGATTGTAGCTCTCCATCGGCTTCGTTGTCCGAAGATTCTGTTGGCGCAGAGGTGGCTGTTTCAACGGGCGTCGAACTCGCAGCAGTAGTTTCAGCAGACGAGTCAGTAGTTTCGCTATCCGGGATTGCGTTGGTCGCTCTCTCATTTCCCGTGCAGCCCGCAAGTGCGACCAGACTGGCGCAAGAAGCTGTCGAATACAAAAACATTCTTCTTTCCATACTTGTTGTCTAGTTTACTGGTTGTTATTTGAATCATTGGATTCTGGCAAGCAAAATCTGACTTGTTATTCCTCCACAAACCAGAACCACCGGCTCGACACGCGGGGTAGAAAAATCAAGCGACTTGCTATTCTAACACCATCTGGCACACTTTTACTACTGCGGTCTGGCTAGGAATCGACGTCTGGAGTGGACGCCTCGCGTCAAGCGATAGGCTAAATACACTTACGAGAAAATGAGCCAACAGAGGGCCCTTAGCTTAGTCTGGTTAAAGCGCCCGGCTCATAACCGGGTGAGCGCTGGTTCAAATCCTGCAGGGCCCATGATTCTTCCGCGAATACTCTGAGCGGAGAATCATCTATCCCGAAGGTTTTGAAGCAGGGAGCGATAGCGACCGAGGTTCAAATCCTGCAGTACACACCCATTCGTCACTTAGTCCTCACGGCCGCTGGTTTCGTTGCGTGCACGCTGGATGGCTGCAACGCGTTCGTCCCGGCGCTGGATTGCTTCGGCGAGGGATTCTTCGTACGTGTGGAAGCCAGCGCCAGACGCGACGCCGGTATCGCCCGTTGCAATGCGGTCTTCGAACACGGGCCCGGCTTCAGTGGCAGTGGATAGCGCTGGGTAAATGGTATTGGCAATATCGCGGAACAGGTCCACGCCAGAGAGATCGGCGGTCTCGAACGGCCCAACAGCCGCGGTTCTGAGTGCGTAGCCATCTCGCACCGCACGCTCTACGTCGTCAAGCGAGGCGACTCCTTCTGCGACCAGATGGGTGCACTCTCGGATAACCGCGAACTGGATTCGGTTCCAGACGAAGCCGGGAACGTCACGCTCGACGACGATCGGATCGCGTCCGACTGCCTCAACGAACTCCACGGTTCGCTCGACGGTTTCACGGGATGTCT encodes:
- a CDS encoding 3-hydroxyacyl-CoA dehydrogenase family protein, coding for MATPPSHVAIIGAGNMGAGLAVQFARHGTSTTLIDHRQSNLDTACESVTDALTFLEKEGLLTGAKAAIRESIDYTLETAAGVADADLVLETVSENREVKREVLETVASAAPDDAILASNTSGIPITELGEFVPTPERLVGCHWWNPPYLLPLVEVVRGEKTSRETVERTVEFVEAVGRDPIVVERDVPGFVWNRIQFAVIRECTHLVAEGVASLDDVERAVRDGYALRTAAVGPFETADLSGVDLFRDIANTIYPALSTATEAGPVFEDRIATGDTGVASGAGFHTYEESLAEAIQRRDERVAAIQRARNETSGRED
- the cca gene encoding CCA tRNA nucleotidyltransferase; the protein is MTERDEYERVFDGVRDWVEPDADEQARLTEAARALLDRTQDAIDDLAVEADTVLVGSTARGTWISGDRDIDVFVRFPTDLPREKLERLGLQIGSQVLPDGHEEYAEHPYTKGEFDGFSVDLVPCYDVPTASDIKSAVDRTPFHTAYLDDHLTPELAGDVRLAKQFLKGIGVYGSDLRTEGFSGYLTELLILEYGSLLALLEAAADWKPPVKFDPESHGQRSFTDALVVIDPTDPLRNVAAAVSPDNVARLQHYARVFLEEPTEALFIATTPDPLTEDQVRMAIERRETVPVAICFETPDIVDDQLYPQLRKSVDGMASELNRRGFDVLRTATFAADTSVLFAELDIATRPAVERHEGPPVHVKTHAAGFFEKYADNPAVFGPFIDGDRYVVERDREFTTASEFLESDALFDVALGATVQRQIEQAYEVLVGGDVAVLATDFGEALARYFSPRP
- a CDS encoding histone, with the protein product MSVELPFAPVDTIIRRNAGSLRVSADAAEELARRIQGHGATLAIDAAEHATADGRKTLMAQDFGVEQAIDKDSLTLPIAPVDRIARLRIDNKYRVAMDARIALADILEDYAEDIALAAATLARHANRRTIKAEDIQTYFELFE
- a CDS encoding histone deacetylase yields the protein MKFGYSEVCLDHDTGVRHPESPDRLRAIRRGLAKQHGVSYIDADPATEAAVRAVHDDEYIDRVKQFCADGGGEWDPDTIAVEATWDAALKSAGLAEWSARAALDGEDGRNTPFSIGRPPGHHAVYDNAMGFCFINNAAVAAQSALDSGDASRVAIFDWDVHHGNGTQDIFYERGDVHYSSFHEAGLYPGTGEVEETGEGDGTGTTLNAPLPSGSGDAEYVGAFEELLIPALMEFEPDLLLVSAGFDAHEHDPISRMRVSTEGYGVLTDRVRTLADDVDASLGFVLEGGYGLDTLAESITMVHEVFDGREPVEPDGDASERAQLIIDRAAEAHGLGEK